The nucleotide sequence AGAAATGTGGTTGATacattcttaagacacttttttaagtagaatatactgccattgaaacattttaaatacacttaatcatttttgagatacaacacaaagttgtatttttttaaataaaaattatatttgattattaatcaCGCCTTTTTTGTGGCAGGTCAGTGGAGTCTAACCTAATcacattttctaattttttactgAATGCTCTAGACAAAAATTACCAGGTAGATGCTGTATATACAGACTACAGTAAGGCCTTTGACAGAATAGATCACGGAATTCTATTTAAGAAACTCTTTAATTATGACATCCCTGTTGGTTTGATTTACTGGTTATCTTCTTACATCTCTAGCAGATCACAAGCTGTTACCATTAATGGCTATCGCTCTTCCTTCAAAGAGATAACTTCAATGACATTCATGCGTGTTTTCATTACTCCAAGTTTCTGCTATACGCTGAcgataacaaaatatttaccaCGATTTGTTCACCTGACGACTGCGAAAAATTGCAGGAGGACTTGGTCCGATTACAGGCTTATTGTGTAAACAACAATCTTTTCATCAATCACGATAAATGCACGAAAATTACATTTACACGCAAACGCTATCCCATTGTTTTCGATTATTCCCTCGGCCCTAATACTCTTATACCATCTGATTGTGTTCGAGATCTTGGGGTTCTCTTTGATTCTAAACTTGCGTTTTCAGCTCATAtcgattttattgttaataaggCCTCTCGCATGTTCGGATTTATTTGTCGTGTCTCCCGTCCTTTTACTAACTTATCCTGTATTCGTTCTCTTTACTTCGCCTTCGTTTCTTCTATCCTTAACTATGCATCTTCTGTTTGGAACCCTCAATAccatacagtgtgtcccaggatagatgttacaagaggtataatgacttttaaaaatttttgaaatttattctaAGGTTAaggaattaagccctgcttggtgtaaagagaattttaagaatattttcatattttgtaaacaaaGGCGGTCTTGACAATGAatcgaaaactatttttagtttagataaagtaatctttttgttcatgatactgaaaaattttattaagaaaagttgttcaaaatgagaaattatggtcctatacaaaatttcagaagGATCTATCTACTTTGGTTGAACCAtcacattttagtttaaataacataaatattgtaaagTAATTGAAATGTGAACTAAAACTGAGGGATAATACAATTTACTTTTCAATATTTGCGACTACttaagtcattttttttttcatggcatttttcattgtttttttcttcttcactCTGATCTAATCTGAAATATGGTGGTTTAATTAATCTAGGTAgatctttctgaaattttgcatagtgCCATAATTTCTCATTCTGAATAACTTTTCTTGATGATACTTTGTcgtatcatgaacaaaaagcttactttacctgaactcaaaatagttttcgctTCACTATCAAGGCcgagttgattttcaaaatatgaaaatatacttaaaattctctccacaccaagcagggcttaattcctcagccttgaaataaaattcaaacatttttaagtcattatacctcttgtaacatctatcctaggacacactgtatatacatTGATCGACTAGAACAAGTTCAAAAACGTTTTCTTCGGTACCTATCGCGAAAATTCTACTTACCATACTGTGATTACGCACAGCGATGCTTAATATTTGGAGTCCCTCAACTCTCTTCCAGGCGCATTAGTAACGATTTAATGCTGCTTTATAAAGTGAGTAACGGCACTGTTGACTGCTCCATGATTCTATCTCAGTTACAGTTTAGGATTCCTGTTCGACCATCCCGTGATTTATCGGTATTCTACGTGCCTTGTACTAATACAAATTCGTTTTCTAACTCCGTGGTCCCTCGTCtcatgttttcttttaataatttttgttctgATTTAGACTTGTTTGCTACTCCCCGGTCTACATTTAGGAAATTGGTTAATGACCTCCCATATGCATCTCGTGCGCCGTTTAACTTGCGACGTTAATTCtgtttttgattgatttttttttcaatatttttgattattagttttgcttaattttcacttttttgttaaattttatttctgttgctGTTTTTTGTTAAcctgtttgatatttttttttgttacttattgctaaattcttgtttttagtttataatattgtatatttttagtggATGCTTCGCTGGGCTTGTCCCGTTTGCATcccaaataaaataaaattatgatgttcaaaattttgattattatagGCGGGTCTGGGCAGTAAATACTACCTAGTTGTTCCTTTTCGGgtaggctaataaaatattaaataatggcttataaaatattctcctcattgaatatggagaaaatttttgaccaacctgtataagatactttgatacaacaaatgataATCTATTTGTCAGTATCTGAAGAGTAAttgtgccaatttagagcttttatGAATTAATGTTGACtgagatatggggttttaaaatcaaaataacttgaaaacgCATACCATTTCAATGATTCGTCTTGATCTTgtgttttttattactttcggTTTTCCTCTTACTAGAAAAAAATCAGCAGTACTTTTCTCTGCTTCATTGGCGCTTTGCTGTGAGTGGCTATCAtattcattttgaacaactttttcTTCTACGTCGGATATATCGCTGCCGTCGATACTTTACTTCATCtctcaaattaaaaaaataaagagagCATTCAGTACTTTGTATACGAGCGCACCTGCCCAAAGGTTAAGTGTGGATCAACATTTTGTAATATCTCCAACAATAGTCTAGATATCTGTTGTGACAACTAAAATCAAAcacttaataatataaatgatgtcatcattataattttttttagctgATATAACACAATGTTGCTTCACATTTAATATTctgatatcattaaaaatttgtaaaacttGGAATTCAgcacatttttttaagcaagctttttaaaatagaagagatAGAATATTAAGAGACTAATCCCATCctgcaaacaccaaacctctatcttcttttctttttaagttatagccaaaaagtcaaattttcgtgatttcaaaaaatttcgtttatttttcaaattagagaaatgTGGTTGATacattcttaagacacttttttaagtagaatatattgccattataaaattttaaacatacttgatcatttttgagatacaacacaaagttatatttttttaaatgcaaattatatttgattatgatgttcaaaattttgattattacaGGCGGGTCTGGGCAGTAAATACTACCTAGTTGTTCCTTTTCGTgtaggctaataaaatattaaataatggcttataaaatattcttctcattgaatatggagaaaatttttgaccaacctgtataagatactttgatacaacaaatgataATCTATTTGTCAGTATCTGAAGAGTAAttgtgccaatttagagcttttatGAATTAATGTTGACtgagatatggggttttaaaatcaaaataacttgaaaacgCATACCATTTCAATGATTCGTCTTGATCTTgtgttttttattactttcggTTTTCCTCTTACTAGAAAAAAATCAGCAGTACTTTTCTCTGCTTCATCGGCGCTTTGCTCTGAGTGGCTATCAtattcattttgaacaactttttcTTCTACGTCGGATATTTCGCTGCCGTCGATACTTTACTTCATCtctcaaattaaaaaaataaagagatCATTCAGTACTTTGTATACAAGCGCACCTGCCCAAAGGTTAAGTGTGGATCAACATTTTGTAATATCTCCAACAATAGTCTAGATATCTGTTGTGACAACTAAAATCAAAcacttaataatataaatgatatcatcattataattttttttagctgATATAAGTCAAACCCCATTTAGTTTGGGAAGTATGGGTGGTTTATCAGGTTTAGATGCATTAGGATTAGGTTCAACAAACTTTATGGATTTACAAAGTCGTCTTCAATCAGAACTGATGGGAAATCCTGATTTATTAAGACAAGTATTGGATAATCCGCTTGTTCAACGCTTGTTAACCGACCCGGAAAATATGCGCGCTTTGATAATGAGTAATCCTCAAATGCAAGAATTAATAGACAGAAACCCGGATATTAATCATATGTTAAATAACCCGGAGTTATTGCGTCAAACGATGGAGTTGGCGAGAAACCCATCGATGCTTCATGAATTAATGCGTACTCATGATAGGGCGTTGAGTAATTTAGAGAGTATACCGGGTGGATACAACGCGCTACAGCGGATGTATCGGGATATTCAAGAGCCGATGTTGAGTGCAGCTTCGGAACAATTTTCGCGAAATCCATTTTCTGGGTTGGTGGATAACAGTTCGACGAGTAATCCACAACAAGGGACGGAGAATCGAGAACCTCTCCCAAATCCTTGGTCAGCAAATCGACCAGAACCCACTGGAGGAGCTCCATCCCAACCTCAACCACAACGATCACCACCAAATTTAATGAATCCGCCGATGGCTAGCTTATTACAACAAATGACCGAAAATCCGCAGCTTGTACAAAGTATGCTCAACGCGCCGTACATGCAAAATATGTTACAATCGCTTGCTGCTAATCCATCGGTCGCTAACAACATTCTTGCGCAAAATCCTTTGTTTCAAGATAATCCCGCTATGCAGGAACAAATGAGAACAATGATGCCACaatttttacaacaattaCAAAATCCTGAGGTTCAAAGTCTCATTACAAACCCACAggtaaccttaaaattaaatattacaaataataaacgatcaaaatgaaattttattttaggcCTTAAACGCAATAATGCAAATTCAGCAAGGTATGGAAACGTTACGCACCGCTGCTCCAGGATTGGTGAATACACTCTCACCAGGCATAGCAGCATCACCTTATGGAGGAATAACACCACCTAATTCTACGGCACAATCGCCTACATCGACCGCTACGACGTTGCCTTCAACTCCAACTACAACAACCACCACCACAGCTGGAGGTGgtggaggaggaggaggaggggGTGCTACTAACGACAGTTTTACGGATGtaagtgtaaaaataaattattttttgtcgtgattatttatgtttttgtgtAGTTTATGGCGAGGATGTTAGCTGGGATGTCAGTGCAAGGTGATAATAATTTACCACCTGAGCAGCGTTATAGAACA is from Onthophagus taurus isolate NC chromosome 8, IU_Otau_3.0, whole genome shotgun sequence and encodes:
- the LOC111414766 gene encoding ubiquilin-1, with protein sequence MADDQDGATCETNENKPKLISLTVKTPKEKEVIEVSEDVTVAEFKESVSKKFNADVEQLCLIFAGRILKDAETLVSQNIKDGLTIHLVIKSNPRRTEPAPDRPPADISQTPFSLGSMGGLSGLDALGLGSTNFMDLQSRLQSELMGNPDLLRQVLDNPLVQRLLTDPENMRALIMSNPQMQELIDRNPDINHMLNNPELLRQTMELARNPSMLHELMRTHDRALSNLESIPGGYNALQRMYRDIQEPMLSAASEQFSRNPFSGLVDNSSTSNPQQGTENREPLPNPWSANRPEPTGGAPSQPQPQRSPPNLMNPPMASLLQQMTENPQLVQSMLNAPYMQNMLQSLAANPSVANNILAQNPLFQDNPAMQEQMRTMMPQFLQQLQNPEVQSLITNPQALNAIMQIQQGMETLRTAAPGLVNTLSPGIAASPYGGITPPNSTAQSPTSTATTLPSTPTTTTTTTAGGGGGGGGGGATNDSFTDFMARMLAGMSVQGDNNLPPEQRYRTQLEQLTAMGFVNREANLQALIATFGDINAAVERLLALGQMSTT